The Phragmites australis chromosome 13, lpPhrAust1.1, whole genome shotgun sequence DNA window GCTACTAGTAGATCTCGGAGCTCTGGTACGCGAGGAACAAGTGTTAAATCGTCGATGGGCCTAAACACGTACATCGCAGATGTGCTCCACCCAGCCCAATCAGCTCCACCGGGCGTCCTGCCTAACCAGAGAGGAGAAAGCATGGTGAGCTGGGAGCTTAAACGGCCCATCGGGCGTCTGACGTCTGGCCCACTCATCTGAGAACTCGGTACGCGGATCCGGATGATGGAGTCAGAGGCGCACAGTTCTGAGAGGAGCTATCGAACCCGTCACATTCATTGCACACCGAATACTGTTCATAAGATCATTATAGTATTAAATCTTGTCCGTCTATTTGTGATCGAACAGAAATCCTCTAAAGCCAGGGGATTCCAATTCCTCTGTATGCCTCTAAAGCTAGGGGATCTCAATTCCTCTGTATGCCACTTTTACCTTAAATATATCCTTCCATGGGTCTTTAATAGAGGATAAATTGATGAAATGGTGTGAGTTGTTTGACAAAATAGCTTTGTTCAGCTAAACAATCAGCAATATACTTTTCATTGGTCACAACATAAAAGTGGCAGGTTTTCTGTTCAATCTATATATAAAGTTATCATAAATCATAATATCGTTCCAACAAATTTGGTGCTTTGAAAACTTAAACTTCTTTTAAAGATCAAATTTTTCTATGGtatttgaacaaagatgttatTCTAACAAAGGAAAACTTAGTGAAATGAAGATGGCAGGATAGTGAgaagtattattttttaataataatgaAACTATCCAACATCTGTTTATTGATTGTCATCTTGCTAAATTTATATAGAGAACCATTCAAATATCATTTGGTATACAACCACCACATATTGTAAGACATATTTTTGGTTCTTGATACATGATGTAGACTCCAATATTAGATATCAGATATTGATTGGGGCATCTGCTTTATATTAGACTATATGATTAAGTAGGAATGATATTATGTTTGACGAAGTAAAACCAAACTCTTATATACAAACAGATGCAAGAGAAGATGAGACAAGGATGCCGCATGCTAGAGACTAACATTATAGAGATATTTTTCAACCATAGGTGGATATTTATTAATAGGCTCTATTTTTTATGGTTTGTTATATCTACTTTTATGAAAATATGTTACATGCTGGTTTTGAATTTGTGCTATGTGTTATTACTCTATTTACAGTAATGGTGAAACAATATAATAATAGATGGTTGAGTGCATAATTTATACGGAGACCGAAATAAAGAAATTCCTTCTTCTAACAAAAAAAAGGTTTAGCTGAAGACTCAAGTCCGAAGATATTGAGCCTGTTCATGGATTCAACAACGCCTCAACAATTTTGTATCCACGCACAGGCGTGAACAAGGAAGAGCAGTGCCTCACGTCGCCAGCAGCGCACTCTCCACTTGTACGCATGCATGCGTGGAAACCAAACAGGCAAACAGCTCGCCACGCCATGGAGCACTCGAGCCAGAACGGGAGAAACCCGGGCAAGATTCTTCAGCACCTGCGCAGAAGAGCCTCTCCATTTCTGTGCGGTCATGTCCTCTCATGGGGTCAGAGTCCCCTTTTCGGCTGGATCGCTACGCCGCCGCATGCGGGTTGGCCAAGTCAATGATCCCGGCCTGCATGCCAACGATTTTCAAAGGGGTGATAAGGAGATCAAAGCTTGGACGCACCTAGGCTACTATATGCGGCGGCAGTGGTCTCACGTAGCCAGCTACTGATCGAGACCGGCTGTCCGTTTCACACTTTCTTTCCAGAATGATCTTGATAAGGCACTGTGTTTTGCAGATAACAAATTCTCTGCATACCTTTTACGAAAGAGAAACGTATTAGGCGAATATTTCGTAGTCCTAAGTAACTAAACATATGTTTTATATAGGTAAAATCAAATTAGTATATAGTAATTcaaataagtaaaaaaataatataacaaGAGAGATATTTGTATGTATGAAATCACaatatgatcatgtaattttAAGAGGGAGTAGAATGACGAACACTTAGCTAAGGAGGTGGATGGGACCGTATTGTTCAAGTTAGCCGTCTGTAGCAATGTTGTGAGTAAGATCAAGATGATGACCGATTTGTGAAGggataataattttttatattaactTTATGTAAAGATAGCGCGACAAAGGTGACTTCCGTGGTAGACGACGGTAGAGGCAACGTGTGGGCGGCAACACACTCTCTCTACAAAGCTGACGTTGTAGGCGAAGTGTGAGAGACGACATATCCTCTGGAGAAAGCTGGCGTTGTAGGCGAAGTGCGGGAGGTGGGGTACCCTCTAGAGAAAACCAGCGTTGTAGGTAAAGTGCAGGAGGCGATGCACCCTTTAAAGAAACCCGACGGtaaatatatagaagataaatattagatgcctaaatataaaagataaataatcaGATATTGAATGTATGTTTATAATGTAGGAAAGATAACTATTGAACATCTAGGTATATAAGACAAATCGTATGATATTAAATGTAATTTGGAAAGAGAAATGAGATTCACCTTTGCACGGTGATTGTTTGATCGATTCGGATAGAAGATAGAGGTTGATCCGATTTGCTATAATTCGTACATTTTATATGAATATAGATATAGTGACCTCCTTGTATATGGTAACCAACACATCGGATCCCGGTGATTATAGGATCGATTGGTTAGTCGTTGTAATCTGTACACCATTATGTGCTGAGCCACAGATcctaaagaagaaaagagacttTCCCTGGATTTACGTGCccaaaaagggaaacaaacctACATTTTACGTGCTGCAGATCCATCCATGTGTTCCCGTCGAACTAGAGACCTTGTATACGGCAGCCTTTTGAAGCGAAATAAATTCAGGCATGCTGTTTGAATCAAAAGGAGATTTTGGATTGAATCCGGCCGCCAACATTCGGAAAATCAAGGGAAACCTGCAGGTTTAGTAGACAAGTTAAGAATGGAAACCACGGCGGATCAGTGGAATTTGGAAAGACTTCGCACTCAAGATTTGGGCATCGCCTTCGTTGACGCTCTGATGAGTTGCCTGCTTTGGCACGCGCTATGTCTGACTTGAGTTACGGACCAAACGAAAACAAGGCATGGATGCAACGTGcttttttgtgttttcttgaGAGGAACTTGCTTGTTTCTCATGGGAAAAGCATGTATGCAACTTGCATCTTTCACAAAATGTGGGCTATAGTCAGGGGCGGATCAAGGGAGGTCAAGCCCTCCCAATGGCTGTCACACCTTTGCAGCCCCTAAGTCTTCCTTCCATTTTTTGCAAGAGGAGAACGAATAAAAGGTGGAAGAAGAGGCAGCCCCCTACAAGCTTTCGTGGGCTCCGCCACAGGCTTTAGCTTAGTTTAAGTAGTACCTCCGTTTTCAAATAGACATCATCATAAAAtatgtgaaattaaattttagaatttttttaccactaatatatatataactattagAATTTTGCACATGAAAATAATAGTAgtgaatttatcataaaaatattttgatatcatctaatttttatcaacttttattaAGAgttaattattaaaaataataattaaacatGTTTGTTAGAGACTGTGTTGATATGCTAAACGAAAagtaaaagagaataaaaaatagtattagTATATGATTCGATCGTTTGGGCCCGGATTACTTTGTCACGGTACCGCGAGGTGTCTGTCTGATAGGTCGTAATGGATTTGGACAAGGTCAGAACCAGTGTTTTCGCAATATAGAACAAGGTGTTTGAAATTTTGAATTCGGTGCACGTACACGGCATCACCTGGGCGGCTGGCTGCTATGACCCACGTCAACCTTTTCAGCTGTCTGCCTGGCTTTCTAGTTTGGCTCGGCTCAATCCGGCTTTGCTCGGTTCCATTTGGCTGCTGAACCGGGCAGGGCGGATGCAAAGGTAGTCCGGGTAAACTAGGACTACCCTAGATTTTGGgcgaaaaaaaatagtatattacaatgagtaaaagaaaaggcccAAAGGGCACAGCCGCATAGCGCCACAACCTAGCTGTCTAGGTCGTTCCAACGTTCCCCAAGCCTCTCTTCCCTGCTCGCTCCGTCTACAGCAAGCCATTGTCCATTGACTTGATCCCCTTTCCTATTTCATCTCAACTCTAACCTGTTTGAGCGGTCAGCAGgtagaaaataaatatatccATGAAGATACGGACAGAAAGACCCTATAAAATTTTACTATTCTCTAGGATTGGTTTTAGGCCTTTCCTGCGCAGCTTAGGGGCCCGAGCCATTAGTGAGATACCttattttatataatattaaaaaacaagATAGAGTGAGATACATAAGTGTAAAAGAAAATCGATTCATCAGATGGGGAGAGATGGCTAAGTAGACTAAAGCGGTGGATTTCTAATCcgttgtacaattttttttaccgagGGTTCGACGATAGGCGAGCATAGTCACGCAGGTTGCAAGGAGCCAGGGACCAAGGAAATAGGGAGGCGTGCCGCACGCGCACAACGGGCGGCGTAGCCGATGGGCGATCGAGGGTATGCGTGATGACTCCAAGCAGTTAATGAGTCAGGTATTAATTAATTCCCTTAAGATCCCAACAATAGCTTGATGGCGCTCACAGAAGCAGCCGAGGGAGAAAGTTGTTATTTGTTTGGCAAAAGAAGTGTTAATTTTGTTAAGGATGGATGAATAAATTGGAACATAGGTGCTTATGCGCTTGATAAGAGTTGAAAGAGTATTTTCTACAATGAGAAATGATAAGTTGagaaataatataaataataagTTATTGAATAATTGTTTATCATATTTATTGAGTGAGATATTTTCTTCAAGGTGAGTGAGAATGACATAATTGAGAGTTTTATGATCATAGAAAAGTGTAAAATGAAGAATCTAGAGTAGTATTATAATCTCCTATTCATGTAAGACCTTACTATTTATACtgtatttttttgcaaattttaaatttatttgttgactttacaatattataagatatttttaacatgtttatATTGTATTTTTGGTATTTTATACTCGTATATTAAATTTAGGGTCTTATAAAAATTTGGAGTATCTAACCAACACAGAAATCCTAGTTCCGTGACTGGAACACGGCCGGGTTGGTTTACTCTTCTTTAGGATAACACCACATGCATAGTCGCGTAGTATGTACCTGCACAGAAACCAACCGGGTTAATCGTATAAAAGCCCCTTCTgtgacaaaaaataaataaaaaatcagccGGGCTGGACCGGCCGACCTGGATCCGGTCAGAGGCCTGCTAATTTTTCAACGAAACGAAACACGGGTCAAGAATTGGACGACACGAGCCGGATGTCCCAATCATGTGACCGCACgcccctatatatatactacACACACGCTGCGTGCAATCACACGGACTGCTACTGCTAGCAAGTTGATTGCCATTCTCTGGCACAACTACACCGGCACGATCCGCCGTGCTCGACGATCCAAAGCTCCCACGATCCGCCGTGCTCGAAGGTCCAGTAGttgtgctcctctctctctacgTGTACGTGAGTCGTCGCCATCATGAACTGGAAGAGGAAGAGCTCCGGCGGCTGCCGCCAAGAGATGCGCGAGCGGCTAATCCCGGCGAGCGGCGATGGGAAGGgtgcgtcgtcgtcgtcgtcgggcGTGCCGCGAGGGTGCGTGGCGGTGCTGGTCGGCGGGGGCGACGAGCCGGAGCGGGTGGTGGTGGACGTGCGGGCGCTGGGGCAGCCGTGCGTGCGGgcgctgctggagatggccgaGCGGGAGTTCGGGTACGACCAGAAGGGCGTGCTGCGCATCCCCTGCGCCGCCGAGGAGTTCCgccgcgccgtcgccgccgacaGCACCGCGCACGGAGGCCACCGGTGCAGACGATAGAGATGATGCGGCGCTGCCACGCGCGTTCGCGCCTGGTGAGTCGTGTACATGTGTACAAGAGCCTCGTGTCGTGTGTGTAGTGATCAACACTCCCTTGCATAGAGACATAGGGTAGATAGAGCAGGATATATACAAGCGTGCGTGCTTCTAATTTTAGGTGATGAGTTTGCAAGTGTTCAAATTGTGGATAATTTACACCTTGCCAATCAAAAGTTGATTGATCCACTCTCTTTCGTTCGTGTACATGGTCGCCTTGTTTGAAACGCTTCAACTTACGTTCGGACCGCTTCGTGAATTAATTGGGTTTCGTTGCCCATCTACGAGTTCATATTGGCTCATTCAAGAAGAGGGTCAGCTTTAGTGATGAAAATAAACTTGCTTTGTCGGCACACGTACTCTCTCGCTGCCGTGCGTTCCCCGCCCCTGACGCCGGGCTAAGCCATTCTCAGGCTATAGTTTCTCCGCACGGAACTATACAGAAATATAACTTCCTAGTCTTTTTTTACAGACACTCCTATCTTAACCGTCAATCCCTCGTATTTATAATCATTCATCTATTAATTCTCttatatatcttttaatttttttacttattattttattataaatCTTAACATAAATAAACAGCTATTATAAATTATATGTCTTTCCCTTCCCTAAACTGCACCGGTGGTGCATGCATGTGCCACAACCTCGCAACACGTCAAATTTTACCGGGCGATGCGGGCGGGCCGGGCACAGACACGTTGATTCAATTGAATCCTACCGAGGCAGCCAGCTGTGCATGCACACCCCGACGTCAACGTGCAAGTGCAGGCCGGCCAAGACCCTGCGTGCCGTGGCCTTCACGGGCGACTGCCTCATCAACCCATCGCGTCGCGCGGGGTGGCGTACGTCGCCTCACGCGCGTGCGCACCCTGGCGACTATCTCTCTTCTCCCCGCCTTGCACCAGCGTGCGGCCGTCCGCCGGGTCATGGCTAATTAGCGCACGTCCGCCAGCAGCCAAGTCACGCCCCCTTCCAGCAGCTATCGGATAAGTTGTTGGAACCGCCTTCCTCTTCGGCACTGGTGAGAGCGAGGGCGACAgagctccaccttcttcctccggTGAGTCCCTGCCACTTGTCCCTCTTTTTTTCTCGTCTCTGATGATTCTATCTTAACGTACTCGTTCCTACCCTATCCTACTTCATTGTCTCTAACGACTATCCATCGTACTAACCTAATGTTACTAAACTATTGCTTTAACACCCTATTATCAACCCGGCCCACAGCgagtcctccaccacctccacccgcCACCACCATCTATCCGGCCGTCTCCCCCGAACCTCCCTCTAACCCTGCCGGGCCGAGCAGAGGAGCTCACCCCGACCCCGAACCATAACTCTAGTTCTAATCTTGCTGGCGGCAAGCTCTGTCTTCACCATCTCCGGTCGGACACCTGGTGGCCGCGCGTGGTGGTCAAAGCGCCGCGTGAATTCGTAAGCAGCGCGTCCGCCGACGCGTGTTTTAACCATGGGGCCGTGCGTCTGCGTCTGCGGTCAGGGGCCGAGATGGTTGATCGACAACGTAAGCGCCGTTCGCGCGGCGCGCTGGCTTCCTGATTCCTTCCAGGCGGTGACACTGCATCTAATGTATGATATATTAGTATGGACCTACAAATTAACCTGCACCGTGTGAGCGCTGAACTGATTAAACCCAGACCACTCGCAGGACGATCGGGACTGATCGGCATCCTCACGTACGCACGAGTGAGCTAGCTTATCCAAGTACAGTACTACCAGTCATTCATTAATCATTAGTCAATGCACGCATCGCTCTCCAGGGCCCTAACATATACACATGCATTGAACTAATCTATGGCATGCGACGGTGCAGATGCAATTGTTTCAACATTATATCACGACACTAAACAAGCATGCACACATGACACAAGTACCTACTAGCTAGGACCCCGAAGTCAGCAGGAGTACCTATTACTAGTCATTATAGTACTCCGTATTAGCCGGAAAACAGCCTCGAGCATTTGCCTGGCGAAACGTCAGAAGTACGTCCGGATAGGCGTGGTCTGTAGTTTAGTGCACGCATGATTCGAGGGAGACGAGGCATGGGAAGTCCCGTGGTGAGGCAACCATTAAAATCCAGACTTGTTATCAATGTATTATGAGAAATAAGTTATAATGTATCTTAATTTATTTGGAATAGTGATTgatattagtatttatttgattttatatcTTCGGTTTTGTACGGGCTTTGATataatttagaattttatttgagcatattaattatggattaattgtaattggagttggagatatgtgtttgctcgtctcatggtgtgtaggtgatgaatgtaacttggcggtcgacggcaggATAATCAGGGCTAaacagagtgcttggtgccggacgattaaGAAagtcggacggagtcaagggtgattctagctgaacacgtggaggtcaagcaaagcatgaaaaatGGATGAAAACGGTGTGTTGATAACGTCAAGCGAAGGGAACACCGGTGCAGTGACAAGGctgcccgagggatcgggagtgtgggagacttaccggcggtcagtgtcgtatgacggagtacacgcgtcaatATCGAAGCGTTTggttaaggtgtaagtaaggcggcaagtcacgctttgagaagcgtgcattCGATTTTGCAGGACTgaaggagtacgtggcaccatcgcgaatcTTATGTCGAGGCAAAGTTAAGTTGTGAAGGCGCCGCAGGcgtccgatgaatagagaagaaaatagattaaatatcctcagtggtaggtagaagtgtactacaggAAATagatattttaggaaaaagttagaaaatttaggggtcaaattttctaaacctataaatagaaggacaggactatgagagagtttgaatcaACCACTtgaccctccttgtgccacccattttaGAGCTTAAAGCTAGAGTTTTAGACGAGAGAAGTTTGAATatttagcctatataataggtaagagttttgagagataaatctttgtgatccgtataaaatagagctgatctctttgagtaacgaagtttatgtttttgtatatACTTGAATTTCCCTcgttctagttttcctctattggtttcctCGTAAGTTTATgagtttttcggttttcagttttaatttttgttttagtttttgttaaaattttagTATATTGTgaggttattttttttttattgctagaggcataaaattcacatacacacactTATATAATGAGATCGTGAATTCACTTACCTGTAGACAATTAATTTAGAGAGTTTTGTTACTTgatgtttatcttttcttgttttctttacaagttgtgatctttcgagtgttaagatatatatattgattttgAATAGAACTATGATTCATATCATCTGTGGAGTCGTGTtatctcgattttctcttgttaaattTTTCATCTATTTTTACTTACGTTTGAGTTTTAAGATGTGTTAGATAatttaaataaaagaaaatcatcaatttcaaaaaatatattgagACACATATTTACCCGTTCTTAtatcaatctcgttcctacgtATTATCATTGGCACGACCCGTTCCTAGTCCAACGAATGATTGGCACGATCGTTTACGAGATGATTGGGCTTGCTCCGTCGCGGTCGCACCCTCGAGCGTTGACGAACGCTGCTTCATCCTTCTCCCCGGGTTTTAATCGTTCACACTTTGATTCGGCATTTCGGCCGCACATATAAACTATAGTATTTTTCTTAGCTGATTTTCAACCCAATGCTCGCAAGTCAAAAGGGAATGAGATCATCGAAGAAcattaacattttttttaaaaaagaatgcCTGACTTCACGGACTGACACGAGCTTACGTGCGGGCACGATGAGTGGTGATATAATACCTGACACGTCCCGTCAAAATGCTCGGATACAGCAAGATTTCATGAGGACAAATGTATTGGGACTCGACTGTAATGAATTCGAACACTCTGTTGCGAAGTGGCGCAAACCTGATCCGAAAGGATTGTTAAAGCTTGCAGATAAGATAGAGTTGTGTTTAAATGTAACTTGTATACTGAGTGATCCATTGATCACTGTTGTGGACAAACCATTACTTTTGACAAGGATCGCTTTCAGTGGGGAAGCTTTAGCTTCAGTCACGATAGTGTGACCAATTCAAAACAGAGCTATTTATTCAGGCTGCGAACATCACAGTGCTTGAAAATTCAGATGGTTTTATTTATACGTTTCCTTTCGACGATTGACGAAACCCGTCTTACACACCCTCTTGCAAGGCCAAGTGTTCCTGGCGTTGCGTAGGTTGGGGTGTATTAGAAAGGCAACACTCATCactacttcattttttttttatcaaacatataggaaaactacgtatcattgtattaagaagaataatatatagagtacaacACACCTGAAAGAGAAACATatagataagaaaaagaaaaaaagaaaaagaaaagaagagaggagagaggctgCACACTCCCTCCTTACATCTTCATGGTCACAAACGCGTCACGATAAGAGAAacgaacaaagaagaaacaaaaactcGATCACGGAGCACAAAGTCCTTTAGCCGCCAGACACCATAGGTTGGCCTCATCCTTAACGTTCTCGAAGACGCTTGCATTGCGGTGCCTCTAAATCCACCAAGTGACTAGAATCACGAGGAAGTTGAACCCGCGGCGACGTTCGTTGTCCAAGCTCTGCGCCAGTGCCACCATGTGGCTAGCTGGTCTTGACTATGCGACGTCAAGTGTTGTAAGCCAACCATCAACAAGATACTGCATCAAACCTCATGGGCGAACACACAGGAGACGATCAAATGATGGGTCGTTTCGTCTTCTTGGTTGCATAAGAGGCATTAGTTCGGGTGCGGGAGCCAGCACCATGTCAGGCGATTAGCCGTCCAGCATCAATTGAGCAGCAACGGCCAAACGAAGAACTTACACTGCAGTGCCAAGCTTTCCACAGTCGCTACCATGGTTCGAATTCAACACAGCCAATAAGGAACCTCAAGTATGCCGATTTGGTGGAGAACTGACCCGTCACTGAAGGAGTCCATACGTGAGTATTGACCACCCTATAGTGCagctccaaattttgaagtGCATCCTAAAGCTGAAGATAATCCACCAAGGCCAGCACAAATAGGGCGCCCTTGATATCCTTCACTCATTGAAGGTCCCATAGCCCTTGGCTGACCATCCTTCAATTAGCAACGCGCTTTGGGACCAACACGCAGAGCGTTATCGCGATGTCGGCCATGGACTTGCCATGAAGCCTACGATCGCTCCAAAACAGAGTGGACTCGCCATCTCCCACCAGAGAAATCACTGGGATTGCAAAGAGCACCTGATCATTGGAGGCGACCTGCAAATTGAGCCTGGCCC harbors:
- the LOC133888913 gene encoding auxin-responsive protein SAUR32-like encodes the protein MNWKRKSSGGCRQEMRERLIPASGDGKGASSSSSGVPRGCVAVLVGGGDEPERVVVDVRALGQPCVRALLEMAEREFGYDQKGVLRIPCAAEEFRRAVAADSTAHGGHRCRR